The segment TCCCAGAAGCCTTGCCAGAGCATTTCTGCAGGCACGGGGAAGCACATTCTGGTCTCTCCTAACACGTGCAATGCTTTTATTCTGCACTAGACCACATTTCTCAAGGTTATGACAACCCTGTCTCCTAGGGGAACTCTGCAACTTCAGGAACTGCAGCACCATTTTGTCCAAATGATGACTTGCCTCCTCATCTGTCTCTAAGGCATAAACATACTTtaccatttaaaaaattatcaagTAATTACTTCACACAATGTATGCAAACCAATATGGAACATAAGATGTCTTGAAGTGGGATCTTCTTTGAAAGATCACCCTTCAATGATCATGATCACCCTTTACACAGTATCTACCATAAACACCATCTATATGTATGATTACTActggattttgtatttcttACCTCATCTTCAGGATCAGGGTAAGGTCTTTTACAGGTACAGTACAATCCATAGAAGTTGTCATTATATTTATTTCCTGAATTCACCTTGCCTTTTTCCTaggagaaaagggggaaaagttTCAAAAGAcaacacagtaaaaaaaaacaaaagacagcaAACGACAAAAACCAGCCAGTTCTGTTCCCCCTTAATTCCTAAAACCATCATAATTTTCATCAGCCTGAATATTCAGGATACTCTCCAGACACCTCTGTACTGCACTGAGCAGCAGATAGGGCACATGAGGAATGCTAAAGTTAAAAactaaagaggaaaaacagcCTGCTCACCCTTGTAGCAAATGGCAACTGTGGTGTCAGACAGATTAACAGACAGCTGCAGAAGCTCACTTAACCTGTACAATTGAATTTTCACTGAACTGAAGCAGAAGGAACAACCACGTGATCCATTTCATTGACTCAAATGAGAAATGGTAACAACTTAAAATTGTCACAGGTGTCTCTGTAGGGATCACTGGACTGTGACTCTGCTGACTCGCTCTGGATCCATTTCAATTCTCCCAGAACAAAACAGGCACACACAAAACCACTGTCTGTTTCAGTGTTTGGACTGCTGTTATCCTGGGAGCACCAGTGCAAGCAAACCAAGCACCATCCTTTTACTGCTTCCCAGAAGACTGAGATTGCCAGTTACTTGAAAAGTTAAAAATGCCCACCAAGCAGAAAGTATAGGCAGCTTAATAATGTAAAAAACTATCCCATCAGCAGGCTCCAGTGACAAACTATTAGGGCACTAATGCCATCACAAAGAAGGGAATTGTCCCTGTGACAGCAGTACAGCCTTAAATTTTCTTAAGGCGACTGCAAAATTGCATCCAATTGCATCCCATTCTGAAACAGCTTAAAGGTAATGAGAGGTATGAGTGCAGAAACACCACAAGCTGCTCCTGGAAGCGTGCTGACCATGGATGCAGAACTGCTGCACTCATGGATGACAAGGAACAAatgctccttctgctcccagcatTTCCCTTGGGTCCCTCAAATTTTATTCCTTGATGTAATATTCCCACCTTTTTTAACTCCCTGGGAAGACTGGAGGTGTCACATGAGTGAGCACCGGCTGAGGCAAGACACCAACCTCCCAAAATTGTTGTTTTAACTCTGAATGCCTGAAACCTGTCTGAAACTTACCGGGAGTAACTTGCACTGCAGATTTTTGAACTTGCTATTTCCACAGTCACAGCGGAAATTCCTGGAGAGAAAAACGTAGCGTTTCAGGGTTTATGTAAAGTGACAACACGCTGGGTTTCGTATTCCTAACAACTCCCAGCAGTCCACCAGGAGCCACGAGAGCTGCGAGGCTCCTAcccggccgcccccgccgccgcggccgTACCTCTTGGTGTAGAGCTCGAAGAGGCGGTGGGTGCCGTGGCACTCGTAGCTGCAGGCCAGGCAGATGCCCGCGGGCTCGGCGCCGGGCGGCGTGCAGGTGCTGCAGGCGTACAGCGCCTGCCGCTTCACGGCGCCCTGCGGGGACACCCGCGCCGTGAGGGACGGACGGACGGAGGGAGGCAagggcggggccgccccgcccccgcccccgccccacCCACagggcccgcccccggccccgcggcccccggccccgcccccacCTGTGAGTAACTGCAGCGCTCGTGGTCGCTGCCCCCCAGCACGGCCCGCgcttccttctccagctcctcgTTCTCCGCCAGCACCTCCGCCAGGGACACCACGGGTTCCtccgcgccgctcccgccgctccccggCTCGGCGCCCTCCGGAGCCGCCGCCTCCATCGCCGGGACGCGAAGGCCGAGGAGCGCGAAGCGAGGCGGGAAACGCGGGGCCAAGGAGGCGCCAGGGGGCGCCACAGCGGAAGCGGAATCGCGCGCGCCCCACGTGACCGCGGGCGGTGTGTcacggcggggcggggcggcccgcGCGGCCGGCACGTgaccggcggggcgggcggcgatGGCGGAGCCGGGCGCGGGCCGCGAGCTGGTGGCGGAGCTGCGGGGCCGCGACGGGCGGACGCGGACGGTGCGGGTGCCGTACCCGGCGGCGGAGGGCGAGGCCGCGCAGCTGCGCGGGCTGCGGGGGGCGCTGAGCGAGCTGCAGGAGCGGGTGGCGGAGCTGCTGGCGCcgctggtgcaggaggagcgggcggcggcgggcggcgcgcgGCGCGGTGAGTGGCGGGGGGGCCGCGCCGAGCGGGCTCCGCCGGCCCCGGGgcgccgcccgcgccccgcACCCTTCACCCGCGCCCGCCCCAACTCCGGCAGGTGCTGGCGGGGATGACGACGACGACTACGATGatgacgaggaggaggaggatgcaggCGAAGAGGAAAACAACGTGGACGCGGCGGCGAGCGGCGATGACCCTCCCGTGAAGCGGACGAAGGTGCAGCAGCCGTGAGGGCGGCTGTGGCGGCTGTGAGTGTCCCGGGCCCGCTGCTCGGACCGGCTCTGCGGCGCTGCTGCTCCCGTTTACGTGCCAAATGCCCATCCCGACACTGGTCTAACACGGAAACCTTTCCGAAAGGATGCGCCTGGGTGGGAGCAGCGGGCTGCTTGTAGCGTGACGGTGTTGTGCTGGCACCAGTTCTTTGGTAAACTAGTTGGCAAGTATAGACTTTTCTCACAAATCTTCTGATGGGTGTGTTTTTTAATAAGTTATTCTGAGTCACAGTAATTCTTCATGTGAcaccatttttaaaataaagcagtaAAACCTCAAAAAAGTTATTTTGTCAAATGTTGTCTTTAAAAGTACAAGACAGCTTGTGTTTGTATGGAGAAGAAGCAATATAAGATCACTATAAGTATCAAAATTAACAAGCATGTATAAGACTGGGCCCCTTCTGTACAATCTTACAGTGGAAGATTATTTTTGCCTATCATTGACAAGGTTTAGTCACCTCTCAATCAAGAAGCTTCTGTAAACAGGTATAAAACTCTTGATAGTCACTCCATAGAGCCTTAACCCTAGGAGTGTTCTCTAGCAGAGTTTAATTGCCTGAATGAATACTGTAAAAAGCATTTTAGGGGgctattttcattttcatgtgtTCTAGCACAATTTGTTGATATATTATGGAAACTGAGCAAATCTTGAGACTTACATACGTAAGACAAAGTGTGGAAATAAATGAACCTTTTATGAGGACAGAATTGTCTGCATTCGTTTGAAATGCAGGGAGGAGCCAGAAATGAGGTTCACTAAACGTGTCTTTGACATTTATGTACTCAGGTACTCTAAGACACTCTGTTGGCAGATGGGATAGAGGCATAACTGAAAAGACCAGCTCAGGTTGTACAcctgttttcccttttcctcctgttACTGTTTGAAATACTGAATTGCTGGTTCAGACAACTTTGAGGCTAAATTCATGAAGGAACTTAACAGGTTGCAGtgttctgtgtttaaaaaaaaaaagcttaaagtCTGAAGTATACAAGGCACTCAGATAGTTCTGTGAGGAAGAGGTAATCCCATTATGCCCAGTAATTGGGGCATTGTCTAAAAGTGCAGTACCTTTCCTGTCTCTCAGAAGATGAATCCAGAGTCATCATTTTCATTAAAGGATTTGAATGCCATTCACCCATGGCAGCCCATTTAATTCCCACTTACTCCATCTTAAAAGGTAACTTACACAGAAGCTGTTATGAGTATCAGATTGTCTGTAAAATACCCAGTAATCTAGCAGCTGAGACATCATGGGGCTTAACTTGTGGTGACTGGGTCAGCACTCAGCAGTGTGAACACCTGAGCAGTTCTGGGCACACACAGCTAAAGAGACCAGACTTGGGCCCTGAGGACTGAGCTGAGCAGAAGTACCTTCTTACAGCTGTAGCATGTTCTTTCTTCCAGAAGAAACCTGCACCATGGGGGTATCTTTAAGAAGAGCTAAGGTAAGTCAGTTCTTAAAATTTAACTACATGATAAAATTATTAAACTGCTTTTCTGCCTTAGGTCATTTGTAGAAAAGTTCAAAGACTGTGAcataaaaagcaggattttttaaaaactagtAAGAGAAACTAGAGTGTATCCTTTTAAGAAAACAATGGAGCAGGCAAGAGAAAATAAGGAGAGTTAATACATATTCTGCAACAACTGCAACTTTTTGTTCCAGGGGTAAGTCAATCATCatacttttaatttcaaaaaggAATCAAATTTGTAGTCCTACTTTGCTGCTGGAAGAAACATGTCATAAGGAACacattttattgtattttactTGTGTCCAAGTTTGAAGGGCTGCAGCCTCACGTTATGCTCTTCATTGGACCTGCTCCCCCATGGCAGGAAATGAAGAACAGGCTTAGTAGCACTTGTGCCAGACACATTCCTGAGATGGGAAGGGACTGTCAGGTAAAGGTCAAGCAGCTAAAGAAACTAACACTGAGACTGCTCAAGTGATGTTTAAGCAGTCTGACAATGTTTTATCTTGTcacaaaaatgaataaaaagaaatcCAGGGTAAGTGGCATACAGATGATCATTAATCACCCTTGCATTACAGCTACTCTCTTTGTTGGCAGAACATTAAAGCTCAGAACGTTGCAAAACTTCAAGCTTGATTATCCCAAAAGTTTGTAGATGGTGTCATTTTCTGTTACAGACAGGTCTTTGGTGACTCAGATAATCAGCCCTGACAATACCTATAAATTTTCAGAATGCTGAAAGCTATttcactacttttttttttaatactataGTAAAAACCAATTTATCATTAATTTTAATAGTCTTTCctttatttactttatttatttacccTGTCGGTAAGTTTCCATCTGTTGATGTTCCC is part of the Passer domesticus isolate bPasDom1 chromosome 6, bPasDom1.hap1, whole genome shotgun sequence genome and harbors:
- the LOC135302708 gene encoding RILP-like protein homolog: MAEPGAGRELVAELRGRDGRTRTVRVPYPAAEGEAAQLRGLRGALSELQERVAELLAPLVQEERAAAGGARRGAGGDDDDDYDDDEEEEDAGEEENNVDAAASGDDPPVKRTKVQQP